One Cryobacterium psychrophilum DNA segment encodes these proteins:
- the xdhC gene encoding xanthine dehydrogenase accessory protein XdhC, whose amino-acid sequence MEWLDALTRLRAARQAGVIVTVASVRGHAPRASGAKMVVSSDDMWGTVGGGNLEVTAIEHARGMIARNVAEPDMLTLQLSDKAPAMHGVQCCGGEVTMLLEPIRVIPAVAVFGIGHVGLELARVLVRHDIELHLIDSRASMVAEARLRVLQGNVATLRVHHTPAPESVVNELPPGTHLLIMTHDHAEDMVLCDTALRRRALGSIGLIGSSAKWSRFRVHLLAEGHTDAELERIQTPIGIRQITSKDPAAIAVSVAAELLRLFERSDSPATTAE is encoded by the coding sequence ATGGAATGGCTGGACGCCCTCACGCGCCTGCGTGCGGCGCGCCAGGCCGGCGTGATCGTCACCGTGGCATCGGTGCGCGGCCACGCTCCGCGCGCCAGCGGGGCGAAGATGGTGGTGTCGTCGGACGACATGTGGGGTACCGTCGGCGGGGGCAATCTCGAGGTGACGGCCATTGAACACGCCCGCGGCATGATTGCGCGGAATGTGGCCGAACCGGACATGCTGACGCTGCAGCTCAGCGACAAGGCGCCGGCGATGCACGGTGTGCAGTGTTGCGGCGGGGAGGTCACGATGTTGCTGGAACCAATCCGGGTGATCCCCGCGGTCGCCGTGTTCGGTATCGGCCACGTCGGCCTCGAGCTCGCGAGGGTCCTCGTTCGCCACGACATTGAGCTTCACCTCATTGATTCCCGCGCGAGCATGGTCGCCGAGGCGCGCCTGCGCGTTCTACAGGGCAACGTGGCAACGCTGCGCGTTCACCACACCCCCGCGCCGGAAAGCGTTGTGAACGAGCTGCCGCCCGGCACACACCTGCTGATCATGACGCATGATCATGCCGAGGATATGGTGCTGTGCGACACCGCCCTCCGCCGCCGGGCATTGGGTTCCATTGGCCTGATCGGATCGAGCGCGAAATGGTCGCGGTTTCGGGTGCACCTGCTGGCGGAGGGGCACACGGATGCGGAACTGGAACGCATCCAGACCCCCATCGGAATCCGGCAGATCACGTCGAAGGACCCGGCGGCCATTGCCGTGAGCGTGGCGGCCGAGCTGCTGCGCCTCTTTGAACGAAGCGATAGCCCGGCCACGACGGCGGAGTGA
- the allB gene encoding allantoinase AllB has translation MTTDTPIPGLPNAGEYDLVLRGHRIMTAAGVAPHEVGIRDGIIVAVEPLGAGLTGTTLIELADDETLLPGLVDTHVHVNEPGRTEWEGFASATRAAVAGGVTTIIDMPLNSLPPTVTVDALNLKRSVAEDQVFCDVGFWGGAVPGNLADLHPLHDAGVFGFKCFLADSGVEEFAHLSVHEMDAALGEVASFDSVLIVHAEDAHAINQAPPAGGNRYDTFLASRPRAAENLAIAEVIEHARTTGARAHILHVSSSDALPIIADAKRDGVRLTVETCPHYLTLTAEEIPDGATAFKCCPPIREAANRELLWQGLLDGTIDCIVSDHSPSTLDLKDLERGDFAVAWGGVSSLQLGLPLIWTEAHRRGIPLEQVVQWMSAAPAAIASLARKGLLAVGHHADLVIFAPEDTFVVDVARLHHRNPITPYAGRTLSGVVRRTFLRGTEIDGREPRGTLLRRGEA, from the coding sequence ATGACCACTGACACGCCCATCCCCGGCCTCCCGAACGCGGGTGAGTACGACCTCGTTCTTCGTGGCCACCGGATCATGACCGCGGCCGGAGTGGCACCGCATGAGGTCGGCATCCGCGACGGCATCATCGTGGCCGTCGAACCGCTCGGTGCCGGCCTGACCGGAACGACACTCATTGAACTGGCGGACGACGAGACCCTGCTCCCGGGGCTCGTCGACACCCACGTGCACGTCAACGAACCGGGGCGCACCGAGTGGGAGGGCTTCGCGTCCGCCACGCGGGCCGCGGTTGCCGGCGGGGTGACGACCATCATTGACATGCCCCTCAACAGTCTCCCTCCGACGGTGACGGTCGACGCCCTGAATCTCAAGCGCAGCGTCGCCGAAGACCAGGTGTTCTGCGACGTCGGCTTCTGGGGCGGTGCCGTGCCGGGAAACCTGGCCGATCTGCATCCGCTGCACGACGCCGGCGTCTTCGGTTTCAAGTGCTTTCTGGCGGACTCCGGTGTGGAGGAATTCGCACACCTGTCCGTCCATGAGATGGATGCCGCCCTTGGGGAGGTGGCGTCCTTCGACTCGGTGCTGATCGTGCACGCCGAGGATGCGCACGCGATCAACCAGGCGCCGCCCGCCGGAGGGAACCGCTACGACACGTTTCTGGCGTCGCGGCCCCGTGCAGCCGAGAACCTGGCCATCGCCGAGGTCATCGAGCACGCGCGCACGACCGGGGCGCGAGCGCACATCCTGCACGTATCCTCGTCCGACGCGCTGCCGATCATTGCGGACGCCAAGCGCGACGGCGTGCGGCTCACCGTCGAGACCTGCCCGCATTACCTCACGCTCACGGCGGAAGAGATCCCGGATGGGGCCACCGCGTTCAAATGTTGCCCGCCCATTCGCGAAGCCGCGAACCGTGAGCTGCTCTGGCAGGGACTGCTCGACGGGACCATCGACTGCATCGTCTCTGACCATTCCCCGAGCACCCTCGACTTGAAGGACCTCGAGCGCGGCGACTTCGCCGTGGCGTGGGGCGGGGTGTCGTCACTGCAGCTGGGCTTGCCGTTGATCTGGACAGAGGCGCACCGGCGCGGAATCCCACTCGAACAGGTTGTGCAGTGGATGTCGGCAGCACCGGCTGCCATCGCCAGCCTCGCGCGTAAGGGTCTCCTGGCGGTCGGTCACCACGCCGACCTTGTCATTTTCGCCCCCGAAGACACCTTCGTCGTTGACGTGGCCAGGCTGCATCACCGCAACCCGATCACCCCCTACGCGGGCCGGACGCTTTCAGGGGTGGTACGCAGGACCTTCTTGCGCGGCACCGAAATTGACGGGCGAGAACCGAGGGGAACGCTGCTGCGCCGAGGCGAGGCGTAG
- a CDS encoding ATP-binding protein, with protein MSRPPVLEGEPAQAGVVIAGVSLTPYRATQDRTLLAGLGLGLGVLVVAGVSALTAWVVRRALRPVAVMAQKASEWSEHDLSHRFDLGEPRDELTQLGQVFDALLARVSRAILAEQRLSAELAHELRTPLTVVRAESELATLDPHLPREQRARFERIIESADQVLTAATTGIRSDERTVTVAPSTGLELAVPQAVAVRALAPLIENALRFSRSAISVSAVECGDLVQIRVVDDGPGLGIDPSDLFSPGIRAANGPGPGVGLGLALARRLARAAGGDVDVRPGEPRTTFVLTLPSTRPVATRSR; from the coding sequence ATGAGCCGCCCGCCCGTGCTCGAGGGTGAACCCGCGCAGGCCGGCGTCGTGATCGCCGGCGTCTCACTGACGCCCTACCGGGCCACCCAGGACCGCACCCTGCTCGCGGGTCTCGGTCTCGGCCTCGGCGTCCTGGTTGTGGCCGGGGTCAGCGCACTCACGGCCTGGGTCGTGCGGCGCGCCCTGCGCCCGGTCGCGGTCATGGCCCAGAAAGCATCGGAATGGAGCGAACATGACCTCTCGCACCGGTTTGACCTCGGCGAACCGCGTGACGAGCTGACCCAGCTCGGACAGGTTTTCGATGCACTCCTCGCGCGGGTGTCCCGCGCCATCCTGGCCGAGCAGCGCCTGAGTGCGGAGCTCGCTCACGAACTGCGCACACCCCTCACGGTCGTGCGCGCCGAGTCAGAGCTGGCCACCCTCGACCCCCACCTGCCCCGCGAACAGCGGGCACGGTTCGAGCGCATCATCGAGTCCGCCGACCAGGTGCTGACCGCGGCGACGACGGGCATCCGTTCTGACGAACGAACGGTCACCGTCGCACCGTCGACCGGGCTTGAGCTCGCGGTACCGCAGGCCGTCGCGGTGCGGGCGCTCGCGCCGCTGATCGAAAACGCGCTGCGGTTCAGTCGCTCCGCCATCAGCGTGTCCGCCGTGGAGTGCGGGGACCTGGTCCAGATCCGTGTCGTCGACGACGGCCCGGGTCTCGGTATCGATCCGAGTGACCTCTTCTCGCCCGGCATTCGCGCGGCCAATGGCCCCGGCCCCGGCGTCGGCCTCGGTCTGGCGCTGGCCCGGCGCCTCGCTCGCGCCGCCGGGGGAGACGTTGACGTGCGACCGGGCGAACCGCGCACGACGTTTGTGCTCACCCTGCCGAGTACACGCCCAGTGGCCACGCGATCGAGGTAG
- a CDS encoding response regulator transcription factor — translation MALVGVCEDDPQIRRLLREALTQGNHTVVMAHNGQEAFGLFAHEATLDVIILDIGLPDSDGRDVCQALRAAGQFAPVLFLTALGALNDVVTGFHAGGDDYVTKPFKMTEILVRVEALSRRRRPSPEEDSALRLDPQRFSVRCGTAEVSVTPTEFRMLAALTARPGEVVRRRDVVASAWPYGAMVQENTIDSYMRRLRHKLTELGSPVGIETVRGVGYVLR, via the coding sequence ATGGCACTGGTCGGAGTTTGCGAGGATGATCCCCAGATCCGCCGCCTGCTCCGCGAGGCGTTGACGCAGGGCAACCACACCGTGGTGATGGCGCACAACGGTCAGGAGGCCTTCGGCCTGTTCGCCCATGAGGCGACCCTTGACGTGATCATCCTGGACATCGGCCTGCCGGATTCGGATGGGCGCGACGTGTGCCAGGCGCTACGCGCGGCCGGGCAATTCGCTCCCGTGCTCTTCCTCACGGCTCTGGGCGCTCTCAACGATGTCGTTACCGGCTTCCATGCCGGGGGAGACGATTACGTGACGAAGCCGTTCAAGATGACCGAAATACTGGTGCGGGTGGAGGCACTGTCCCGTCGACGACGCCCGTCACCCGAAGAGGACTCGGCTCTCCGCCTCGACCCGCAACGATTCTCCGTACGCTGCGGCACGGCCGAGGTGTCGGTCACCCCCACCGAATTTCGCATGCTCGCCGCCCTCACCGCACGTCCGGGCGAGGTTGTGCGTCGTCGCGACGTCGTGGCATCCGCCTGGCCGTACGGCGCCATGGTTCAGGAGAACACGATCGATTCCTACATGCGGCGCCTGCGCCACAAACTCACCGAGTTGGGTTCCCCGGTCGGCATCGAAACGGTCCGCGGCGTCGGATACGTACTTCGATGA
- the dnaB gene encoding replicative DNA helicase, producing MSIAQLGLATPKTSEPRQTERMLPHDLLAEQSALGGMMLSKDAVADVVETVRGGDFYVPKHEIIFDAILSLYAQGEPTDVITVTDELTKLGELTRAGGADYLHTLTSLVPTAANAGFYSTIVAERALLRRLVEAGTRIAQMGYSGEGEVLDLVNTAQAEIYAVTGGTQTEDYVPLTDAVTAAIEEIEAAKLKDGQMSGVPTGFADMDELTNGFHPGQLIIVAARPALGKSTLALDFARAASIKHDMPSIFFSLEMGRSEIAMRLLAAEASVPLQSMRKGTVEARDWTTIASTRGRINDAPLYIDDSPNMTLVEIRAKCRRLKQRIGLKLVVIDYLQLMTSGKKVESRQQEVSEFSRALKLMAKELQVPVIALSQLNRGPEQRADKMPAISDLRESGSLEQDADMVILLHRESAYEKDNPRAGEADLIVAKHRNGPTRTVTVAFHGHYSRFADMVAGG from the coding sequence GTGTCAATTGCACAGCTGGGCCTGGCCACGCCGAAGACTTCGGAGCCACGCCAGACCGAACGAATGCTGCCGCATGACCTCCTTGCGGAGCAGAGTGCCCTCGGTGGAATGATGCTGAGCAAAGACGCCGTGGCCGACGTCGTCGAGACCGTGCGGGGCGGGGACTTCTACGTTCCCAAACACGAGATCATCTTCGACGCCATCCTCTCGCTCTACGCGCAGGGTGAACCCACCGACGTCATCACGGTCACCGACGAGCTCACCAAGCTCGGCGAACTCACCAGGGCCGGTGGTGCCGACTACCTGCACACGCTCACGAGCCTCGTTCCCACCGCCGCCAACGCCGGCTTCTACTCCACCATCGTGGCCGAGCGCGCCCTGCTCCGCCGCTTGGTCGAAGCAGGCACGCGCATCGCCCAGATGGGCTATTCCGGAGAGGGCGAGGTGCTCGACCTCGTCAACACGGCCCAGGCCGAGATCTATGCCGTCACCGGCGGCACACAGACCGAAGACTACGTTCCGCTCACCGACGCCGTCACGGCCGCGATTGAAGAGATCGAGGCGGCCAAGCTCAAGGACGGCCAGATGAGCGGCGTGCCCACCGGCTTCGCCGACATGGACGAGCTGACCAACGGCTTCCATCCGGGCCAGCTGATCATTGTGGCGGCCCGACCCGCGCTCGGAAAGTCCACCCTCGCCCTCGACTTCGCCCGTGCTGCGTCCATCAAGCACGACATGCCCAGCATCTTCTTCTCGCTCGAAATGGGACGCAGCGAAATTGCGATGCGTCTGCTCGCCGCCGAGGCATCCGTTCCCCTGCAGAGCATGCGTAAGGGAACGGTTGAGGCCAGGGACTGGACCACCATTGCCTCCACGCGCGGTCGCATCAACGATGCGCCGCTCTACATCGATGACAGCCCCAACATGACCCTGGTCGAGATTCGAGCCAAGTGCCGTCGCCTCAAGCAGCGCATCGGGCTCAAACTCGTGGTCATCGACTACCTGCAGCTCATGACGAGCGGTAAAAAGGTCGAGTCGCGTCAGCAGGAAGTCAGTGAGTTCTCGCGTGCGCTCAAGCTCATGGCCAAGGAGCTTCAGGTTCCCGTGATCGCCCTGTCCCAACTGAACCGTGGCCCCGAGCAGCGCGCCGACAAGATGCCGGCCATTTCCGACCTGCGAGAATCCGGTTCGCTCGAGCAGGACGCCGACATGGTCATCCTGCTGCACCGCGAGAGCGCCTACGAGAAAGACAACCCGCGCGCCGGCGAGGCCGACCTCATCGTCGCCAAGCACCGTAACGGACCAACGCGCACCGTCACCGTGGCCTTCCACGGCCACTACTCGCGCTTCGCCGACATGGTCGCCGGCGGCTAA
- the rplI gene encoding 50S ribosomal protein L9 gives MSKLILTHEVSGLGAPGDVVDVKNGFARNYLVPKGFAIAWTRGGEKQIEQIKAARAAREHATLEEAQALKVALEAAKITLVVKAGAGGRLFGSVKTADVANAVAAAGLGAVDKRKIELSSIKLTGQHKATVRLRDELSATLTLVVVAAK, from the coding sequence ATGTCGAAATTGATTCTGACGCATGAGGTTTCTGGCCTCGGTGCACCCGGCGACGTCGTAGACGTCAAAAATGGGTTTGCTCGCAACTACCTCGTTCCGAAGGGCTTCGCTATTGCGTGGACCCGCGGTGGCGAGAAGCAGATCGAGCAGATCAAGGCAGCCCGCGCAGCGCGCGAGCACGCCACCCTCGAAGAGGCACAGGCTCTCAAGGTTGCCCTTGAAGCCGCCAAGATCACGCTGGTCGTCAAGGCCGGCGCTGGTGGGCGTCTCTTCGGTTCCGTCAAGACCGCTGATGTTGCTAACGCAGTTGCAGCAGCCGGTCTTGGTGCTGTCGACAAGCGCAAGATCGAGCTTTCCTCGATCAAGCTCACCGGCCAGCACAAGGCGACTGTTCGCCTTCGTGACGAACTGAGTGCAACGCTCACCCTCGTGGTGGTAGCTGCAAAGTAG
- the rpsR gene encoding 30S ribosomal protein S18, producing MAGKSSGDRRKPLRGAKGGKNAAPAKSIRVGVIDYKDVPTLRKFISERGKIRARRITGVSVQEQRLIARAVKNAREMALLPYAGSGR from the coding sequence ATGGCTGGAAAGTCGAGCGGCGACCGCCGCAAGCCGCTCCGCGGTGCTAAGGGTGGCAAGAACGCTGCCCCCGCGAAGTCGATCCGGGTAGGTGTCATCGATTACAAGGATGTCCCCACCCTTCGTAAGTTCATCTCCGAGCGTGGAAAGATTCGCGCACGTCGTATCACCGGCGTCTCCGTCCAGGAACAGCGCCTCATCGCGCGTGCCGTCAAGAACGCCCGCGAAATGGCTTTGCTGCCTTACGCTGGCTCAGGCCGGTAG
- a CDS encoding single-stranded DNA-binding protein: MAGETVITVVGNLTSDPELRYTQNGLAVANFTIASTPRNFDRATSEWKDGDALFLRASVWREFAEHVAGSLTKGSRVIASGRLKQRSYETKEGEKRTSMELEIDDIGPSLRYATASLTRAQSSGPRGGTPVAQGRDEPWAPTAPAASGVPAASGGDVWNSPGNFSDETPF; the protein is encoded by the coding sequence ATGGCCGGCGAGACCGTAATCACCGTGGTGGGCAACCTCACCAGCGATCCGGAACTGCGTTACACGCAGAACGGGCTGGCGGTTGCCAACTTCACCATCGCATCCACTCCGCGCAATTTCGATCGCGCAACGAGTGAGTGGAAAGATGGCGACGCGCTGTTCCTGCGCGCGAGCGTTTGGCGTGAATTCGCCGAACACGTGGCCGGTTCACTGACCAAGGGCTCGCGTGTCATTGCCTCCGGGCGTCTCAAGCAGCGTTCGTATGAGACGAAGGAAGGTGAAAAGCGCACGAGCATGGAGCTCGAGATCGACGATATTGGTCCTTCGTTGCGCTACGCCACCGCCTCGCTCACTCGCGCGCAGTCGTCAGGTCCTCGCGGCGGCACTCCCGTCGCGCAGGGCAGGGACGAGCCATGGGCTCCGACCGCTCCCGCTGCATCCGGCGTCCCCGCCGCATCCGGTGGGGACGTCTGGAACAGCCCGGGCAACTTCAGCGACGAGACACCCTTCTAA
- a CDS encoding CCA tRNA nucleotidyltransferase: MQSVAAALERLGDLAASPTISRLANVFAGAGHELALVGGPVRDAFLNRPTHDLDFTTDATPDQILRLVKPISDAQWDIGRAFGTIGAVMDGETVEITTYRADSYDGETRKPDVVFGTSLEDDLLRRDFTVNSLALRLPAVTLIDPSGGIDDLLAGVLRTPSTPEVSFGDDPLRMLRAARFTAQLGFRLDSDTANAMDGMSESIRIISAERVGEEISKLLLADNPRAGIEVLMQSGLAQIVLPEIPGLQLETDEHHHHKDVYQHTLTVLEQAIGYEKSRGRLDPAGDLIVRLAALLHDIGKPATRKLEPGGVVSFYHHDVVGAKLAKKRLRALRFDNDTINAVARLVELHLRFFGYTEGAWTDSAVRRYVRDAGSQLERLHILTRADVTTRNRRKADALGFAYDDLEARIAGLAEREEIDAVRPDLDGEQIMVILGVTPGPEVGEAYRYLLEQRLDDGPIGAEEATRRLLAWWAARAEVPPTP; encoded by the coding sequence ATGCAGAGTGTCGCGGCAGCCCTCGAGCGGCTGGGTGATCTGGCTGCGTCCCCCACAATTTCCCGTTTGGCGAACGTGTTTGCCGGTGCCGGCCATGAACTCGCCCTCGTCGGCGGCCCAGTTCGTGATGCCTTTCTCAATCGGCCAACGCACGATCTCGACTTCACCACGGATGCGACGCCCGACCAGATCCTCAGGCTCGTTAAACCGATTTCCGACGCCCAGTGGGACATTGGTCGGGCGTTCGGCACCATCGGTGCGGTGATGGACGGCGAAACCGTGGAGATAACGACGTACCGCGCTGACAGTTACGACGGTGAGACACGCAAACCCGATGTGGTCTTCGGCACGAGCCTTGAGGACGATCTCCTGCGGCGGGACTTCACGGTCAACTCGCTCGCCCTGCGGCTGCCGGCGGTCACGCTCATCGACCCGTCCGGCGGTATCGACGACCTGCTCGCCGGAGTGTTGCGCACCCCCTCAACCCCGGAGGTGTCGTTCGGGGATGACCCGCTGCGCATGCTCCGGGCGGCGCGCTTCACTGCCCAGCTCGGGTTCAGGCTCGATTCCGACACCGCGAATGCGATGGATGGGATGAGCGAGAGCATCCGCATCATCTCGGCCGAACGCGTGGGGGAGGAGATCTCCAAGCTGCTGCTCGCCGACAACCCCAGGGCGGGTATCGAGGTGCTCATGCAGTCGGGCCTCGCCCAGATCGTGCTGCCCGAGATTCCGGGCCTCCAGCTCGAAACCGACGAGCACCACCACCATAAAGACGTCTACCAGCACACGCTCACGGTGCTCGAGCAGGCCATCGGCTACGAGAAATCCCGCGGCAGGCTCGATCCCGCCGGCGACCTCATCGTGCGCCTCGCGGCTTTGCTGCACGACATCGGCAAGCCGGCCACGCGCAAGCTCGAACCCGGCGGGGTCGTCAGCTTCTACCACCACGATGTCGTCGGCGCCAAGCTGGCAAAGAAGCGCCTGCGCGCCCTGCGCTTCGACAACGACACCATCAATGCGGTCGCCCGCCTGGTGGAGCTGCACCTGCGTTTCTTCGGCTACACCGAGGGAGCCTGGACCGACTCGGCCGTGCGCCGCTACGTGCGCGACGCGGGCAGCCAGCTCGAACGCCTGCACATTCTCACTCGCGCCGACGTGACCACGCGCAACCGCCGCAAGGCCGATGCGCTTGGCTTCGCCTATGACGACCTCGAGGCGCGCATCGCCGGCCTCGCAGAGCGTGAAGAAATAGACGCCGTGCGCCCGGATCTTGACGGCGAACAGATCATGGTCATCCTCGGTGTGACACCAGGCCCCGAGGTCGGTGAGGCCTACCGGTATCTGCTCGAACAACGCCTCGATGATGGTCCCATCGGCGCCGAGGAGGCAACCCGTCGACTGCTGGCGTGGTGGGCGGCGCGCGCTGAGGTTCCTCCGACCCCGTAG
- a CDS encoding DUF6049 family protein, with protein sequence MMADCDPARRPVPTANRSRSTRRPARLRRVAASVLVAAMLGFLGTPALATTGGAARTATTEFDDVSVTVTPAASASLHPGEDLALTVTVENGTGATVGLGTVDVSLAQRALTSRVALENWLRPEKDSNSGDLLLGTPTTEPIAAGTTLIMPVTVPAADVGLSVRNAWGARGVAATFTVDGATAEGRGTFVWDLGDTVTPVSLATVARITTPETTDGLLSTTDLQAFTGSSGLLTAQLDAVFDRPVAIAIDPRIIVSIRLLGNAAPPSATTWLDRLSRATNDIFPLRYANSDASLEAQSGAETLLEPLPFGALIDPANFATVPEATSPTTPMVPELVAGRVPTTAELLAWDYTATDIVWPRGNAVARSDLEMFTANGLTTTILSSGNARQSDSFTPNSVFAHPDGRGLVADRAVSDAINEAAQARTAAAWREAVAEAQSLLAIVSAEDVRSPRTLLATLDHVVPSAGNRLGETLNALAGVPWETPASLANAVSAPVANTVEFRGRTESDDRVDLVRQLLAAEREMTAFAASVAEPFAVTAPHRLNLLTLLSPGWTQQPDLWEENVRASLTKSSAVINSVTVTTRGPINVAAEEVDFPITLRNELNQPVTVRVQVVPSNGRLLVESDIDATIDANSAQTITVPVTAAVGNGEVALRVTMYSPDGVAIGQPAVIAVNVHADWEGIGAWIVASVAFLFFGFGIWRNIVRRRKERKGEPVRADTDEAEATPAAAPTARGDE encoded by the coding sequence ATGATGGCCGATTGTGATCCTGCGCGCCGGCCAGTGCCCACGGCGAACCGGAGCCGGTCGACTCGCCGGCCAGCCCGCTTGCGGCGGGTCGCGGCATCCGTTCTCGTCGCTGCGATGCTCGGTTTTCTCGGTACGCCCGCCCTCGCAACGACCGGCGGGGCGGCGCGCACCGCAACAACCGAATTCGACGATGTCTCGGTCACCGTCACCCCCGCGGCGTCGGCGTCGCTGCACCCCGGCGAAGATCTCGCCCTGACGGTGACGGTCGAAAACGGAACCGGTGCAACGGTGGGCCTCGGCACCGTTGATGTGTCGCTCGCGCAGCGCGCCCTGACCAGCCGGGTGGCGCTGGAGAATTGGTTGCGACCGGAGAAGGATTCCAACAGCGGTGACCTGCTGCTCGGCACACCGACCACCGAGCCGATCGCGGCCGGCACGACACTGATCATGCCGGTGACGGTGCCCGCCGCAGACGTTGGACTCAGCGTTCGTAATGCGTGGGGGGCCCGCGGTGTGGCCGCAACATTCACCGTCGATGGCGCGACGGCCGAAGGTCGCGGCACCTTCGTATGGGATCTGGGCGACACCGTGACCCCGGTTTCCCTCGCCACGGTGGCCCGAATCACGACCCCGGAGACCACGGACGGCCTGCTATCCACCACCGACCTGCAAGCGTTTACAGGGTCGTCCGGCCTACTGACAGCGCAGCTCGATGCCGTGTTCGACCGTCCGGTCGCGATCGCGATCGACCCCCGCATCATCGTCTCGATTCGCCTACTCGGAAATGCGGCGCCCCCGAGCGCCACAACCTGGCTCGACCGGCTTTCCAGGGCCACCAACGATATATTCCCGTTGCGGTATGCAAATTCAGATGCGTCTCTTGAGGCGCAATCCGGCGCAGAAACGCTTCTGGAGCCCCTCCCCTTCGGAGCACTCATCGATCCCGCGAACTTCGCGACCGTGCCAGAGGCCACATCGCCCACGACGCCGATGGTGCCGGAGCTCGTCGCCGGCCGGGTGCCCACGACGGCCGAGCTATTGGCCTGGGACTACACGGCAACCGACATTGTCTGGCCGCGAGGCAATGCCGTCGCCCGCTCAGACCTCGAGATGTTCACGGCGAACGGCCTCACCACCACCATCCTGTCGAGCGGCAACGCGCGGCAATCCGATTCCTTCACTCCCAACAGTGTCTTCGCCCACCCCGACGGCCGGGGCCTCGTGGCCGACCGGGCCGTGAGCGACGCCATCAACGAGGCTGCCCAGGCGCGCACGGCCGCCGCCTGGCGCGAGGCAGTCGCCGAGGCGCAGTCCCTGCTCGCAATCGTCTCGGCCGAGGATGTCCGCAGCCCGCGCACCCTGCTGGCCACCCTCGACCATGTCGTGCCCTCCGCCGGCAACCGGCTCGGCGAGACCCTCAATGCGCTCGCCGGCGTGCCGTGGGAAACGCCAGCATCGCTCGCTAACGCTGTCAGCGCGCCCGTCGCGAACACCGTCGAATTTCGCGGCCGGACCGAATCCGACGACCGTGTGGACCTGGTTCGCCAGCTGCTTGCGGCCGAGAGAGAAATGACCGCGTTCGCGGCATCCGTTGCTGAACCGTTCGCGGTGACCGCGCCACACCGACTCAACCTGCTCACACTGCTCTCCCCAGGCTGGACCCAGCAGCCCGACCTCTGGGAGGAGAACGTGAGGGCGAGCCTCACGAAATCCTCTGCGGTTATCAATTCGGTGACCGTCACCACGCGCGGCCCCATCAATGTGGCCGCCGAAGAGGTGGACTTCCCCATCACCCTGCGAAACGAGCTGAACCAGCCCGTAACCGTGCGCGTGCAGGTGGTTCCCTCCAATGGGCGCCTGCTCGTGGAAAGCGACATCGACGCCACGATCGACGCGAACTCGGCCCAGACGATCACAGTTCCCGTTACCGCCGCGGTGGGAAATGGGGAAGTCGCCCTGCGCGTCACCATGTACTCGCCGGACGGGGTGGCGATCGGCCAACCGGCTGTTATCGCCGTGAATGTGCATGCCGATTGGGAAGGAATTGGGGCGTGGATCGTCGCATCCGTTGCCTTCCTCTTCTTCGGCTTCGGAATCTGGCGCAACATTGTGCGCCGCCGCAAGGAACGTAAGGGAGAGCCAGTGCGCGCCGACACCGATGAGGCCGAGGCGACGCCCGCCGCGGCTCCCACCGCTCGCGGGGACGAATGA